A region of the Burkholderia sp. PAMC 26561 genome:
TGATTGAACGCAAATAGCGCCTTAAATGCCTCGCGTTCGTGTAGCTCGGTGTTCAACATCACGATACCTGCTTCGCGGAATGTGTTCATTAAATGCACTGACGTGCGCGTGCGAATTGTGGGGTTTGTACGCGTAATGAGCACGCCGTACGGCACCGCGCGACGGGACATTTTCTCCTGCTGCTTGATAACCCGGAGAGCTCGCGACGCTTGTGCTGCGTCGAGCTGCGAACCCTGCGTGGGCACGATCACGAGATCCGCTTGACTCACTGCGAGCAATACGATTTTTGCCGCCGTCCCTTCCAGGTCGACTATCACGAACGGGGTGCGCGTCGCTGATTCCTCGATAACGTCGATGATGTTTTCTTCGTCCGCGTTTGATACCACCGTCAAGTTCTTCGGCGTATTTGGCCCCGCTGCCCATGATTGGATCGGATGATTTAGATCTGCATCGATGATAGTTACCGGCGCTGATCGCGCAATCTGTTCGGCAAGGATGAGTGCCGACGTGGTCTTGCCGGCGCCACCTTTCGGACTGACGAAAACGATTGTCGGCATTCTGATATTCCCTGTTCGATCGACTTTGTTGAATATCTGATAGGTACCAATCAGGTATCGGATGTCTATCAGCTATCGGATGTATAACAGATATCTGATAGATACCAGTTGCCTATCTGGTAGCCAATTGGTTGCCGGATTTTGTTCCCGAAAACGCTGAAGGCGCAACCCCTAAATGGCGAGCGCGTGGCGGCGTTGCAACCACGCGACGCTCATGTAGTGGGTATGTCGTGGTTCGCGCATGTTATTGGCGCCGTTATGCCTAGTGCCATCTTTGCCGAACGTGTCACTCGCTGTTTGCGGCGTGCAGCGCTTGTACCCACGCTTTTTCACGCGGTTGTGGAATATACTGTGTTTTTGTACAGTACTTTTAGACCCGATGCTTGCCCACATAACCCTTATGCGCCTCTATGGAAAGGCGCTCGACCAACACCAAATCCGCACGGCTTCAGCAGCGCGTGGGGACATTGTCGTCGCGCATGAGAACGTGACGGCACTGGGGCTGTACTCCGATGTGGCAACTATCGGGGGTGGTCGAGTTAATGAAGCCTTGCTCTTCGCACTTTATGACTGTCGGCTTGCACATATGGGCACCAGCGGCTTCGTACTTTCGGGTCCAGAGCTCATAGGATCGATTGCGTATGCCCAAGCGTGGTGGTGCCGGCCGGAATGAGAGGGGAGGGCGTATGTCCGAGTCGATCAGTTTTATAAGGGAATCGCGATGCACACAGATTTGCTGGAAGAACTGGTATCGACCGGCAAGCCATCGTTATCCGACCCGGCGATCGTCGATGCGCTCGTTCGGCATTTCGCCGAGCGTGTCTTCGAAACCCAAGCAGCGTGGCAGCTGGGACGCCCTGGCGCGCGCGAGCCTCTCATGTTGATCGAGCAGGACGCGCGCCGGTTAGGCTCGATTGTACGAGGCCACGATTCAGCCTATGACGCCACGCCGTGGAACTCCGATGACCGCCTTGGCATGTATTTCAAAATTTTGTTTCCGGAGAAAACAAGGCATTACGGTGACCCTGGCGTAGCACTATTTATGTGGCTTGCGTGCCAATTGATGGAAGGCGCTGCGACGATTGAACGCGATCCGGCGGCAGAAGACAACGTTAAGCGCCGGCTTGAGAGGATCGTTGTCGACGTGGTCGCTCGGCTTCTGCGGGAAAAGCATTAACGCTATCAACATCGGAGTCGCTAATCCGAATGGTTGGCCGCCGTCACCGACCTGCAAACTCGTGTGTTTCACGACGTCTGCGCTTGTTGTTCTACGTGACGACGTCAGTGGCCAAGACCTTATCGACGCCTCCTAGGAGACTAAAGGCTTCGCCCCGAGACGCCTGACCGCCGACTGCTCGCAAAGAAGCCCAGGCGCTCGCTCTGGGCAATTCACCGGTACGTTGGGCCGATGGAGGAGGTGCTGAAAAGCAAACTGGCCGCTATCGACTCGACAGAGACCAGCTTTTTATACGACCGGAGCCTATTGGGTTTCCGTTTTAATGGGCAATGGTGGAAGGCACGCACATGAACGGCGCGCTGCGAAAATGGCTAAACACCTACGCATGACCGCATATGCTTTTGTTTAGCCCACACACACCAGTTCATTCCGAGTCTCGCTAATTTGATCACAGCCACATGACGCCCTTACCGTGCCTTCGCTTGAGCTTTGGGGCATCCACGTGCTCGCGGTCGGCATGGCGGAATGCATTTTGGGATTATCTGAGGACCCGCGGCGGCGGTAAGGAATAGCATTGGGCCAGGCTACCGCCAAGCTGACGCCGTCGATATAAGGTTATGGCGGTGCCCATCCATAAACTTTGCCATCGGACGCTTGAAACGGATAACACAAGCCGTTTTTCTTAGTCCAGCCAGGCCGATCACACTGGATCAGACTGTCGAGGCTGCCTTTTTGAGCTAAACGGTAGGCCATTTTTCCTTGCGGCGTGTTGGCCCATGCCGCTGCCGCCTTCTCGTCCTTCGCCGCGTTGTAACCCAATCCGTATCCATTGTTCTCGCCAGCTGTGTACGTTTTTTCGAACACAAGCGCGCCGAATGACCCAAAGCTCAAGAAAGCGATTGCGATACAGCCCGCAGCCCACTTCCACATTTGCTTTTGGGAAACGTTCGTCGCAACTTTTTGAGCCGCGCTCGCGACGGCCGCTGCTAAGTCTGCTTTGGCTGAGTTGGCCGACATCCGCATCGTCAAGTCGGCCGTCTCCTGTAGCGCGGAGAGCGTCTCTTTTGTAGCCTGGGAAATCGCGGCAGGAATCGCTTCATACTGCGTCTGATAATGCTGCAACGCCATGAGCACTAACCAAAGGGCGTCGTTGTTCTCAAGCCCCAGCGCATCACGCACGACATACAACTTCTGCCGCTCCGAATCATTGGGCTGGCGACCCAGCAGCTTGGCAAAGCTTTCATCGAGATCGTTAAAAAGATCGCCTGATCGGCGCGGTGGTTGGCTCGCTTGAAGTTCACTCATTCACGATTCCTTGCAAACTTTTTTTAACTTCTGATCGCCAGCGATTCAATTCGGCTCGGTTCCCAATGGGCAATTCTTTTGCCGCCACGGCAATACTCATGCGCTTGCTATATAGGTCATTGCTTACGCGATCTGCGAGGTCGGGAAAAGTCACCGAGCGGCCACCTTGTTCTTCGATGGATTCGCGCACTTTCGAGCCGTTGTAAAGTTCGAATTTTCCTTCGTCGCCAAAGTAACCGTTTCGCACAACGTGAACCGCAGTGTTCGCCGAGGGTGGAAAGGCATCGCGATATTGTTTGAGCAATTCCAAACTGTCGCGTTGGCGATTGATGACCCACAAGGTCACCAGCCTGCGTTTGAGCTCGGCAAGTGTGCTGTTGAGCGTTTCGCCGTAGGCGCTCACGCCCTGGTTGTTGCGTGCCGCCGTATTCACAACTACGACGCTCTCCGGTTCCGCGTCACAAAGGTTCACTAGCTGGATCCAGCCGTCGGCCTCGTCGAGGTTAAGCAGTTCAGCGCGTGTGCTGTCTTGATACGCTTTATAGACGTCGGGATTGCTCGTGTCGGATTCAATGAGAAGCACTGCTTCTCCGAGCGTTTGCAAGTAATCGATCGTCGCCATCGTAACGATGGATTTACCAACGCCGCCCTTGCTGCCGCCGATCAAATAGATATTTTTCGCCATTTCGAACGCTCGTTAAATTTCTTCGCTATCAGCTTTTGGTGTGAATGAACGTGTAGCGTGAGCC
Encoded here:
- a CDS encoding ParA family protein, which encodes MPTIVFVSPKGGAGKTTSALILAEQIARSAPVTIIDADLNHPIQSWAAGPNTPKNLTVVSNADEENIIDVIEESATRTPFVIVDLEGTAAKIVLLAVSQADLVIVPTQGSQLDAAQASRALRVIKQQEKMSRRAVPYGVLITRTNPTIRTRTSVHLMNTFREAGIVMLNTELHEREAFKALFAFNQPLSHLDPKDVSNIDKAIANAEAYAAEVIGMLRTSHEKGAAA
- a CDS encoding DUF6753 family protein; protein product: MSELQASQPPRRSGDLFNDLDESFAKLLGRQPNDSERQKLYVVRDALGLENNDALWLVLMALQHYQTQYEAIPAAISQATKETLSALQETADLTMRMSANSAKADLAAAVASAAQKVATNVSQKQMWKWAAGCIAIAFLSFGSFGALVFEKTYTAGENNGYGLGYNAAKDEKAAAAWANTPQGKMAYRLAQKGSLDSLIQCDRPGWTKKNGLCYPFQASDGKVYGWAPP